A segment of the Methylomonas paludis genome:
CGGTGCTTCAAACGGAAAACTCAGAATATTGGTCGGCCCGGTTTTATGCCGGTACTGCAGGTTCAATTCGGCACTTTCCGCAGCATCCACTAAACGGATAACTATCTCCGAATCTTGTTCCTGAGCAGGCAGTGCAGCATCCACCCAAGCCAGGAATTGTTGCTCAGTGGGATAATCGACGCCGGTGCAGGCTATTTGCAATTCAATATAGTTCATGAAGAAGTATTTTGCTGCTGTTCGTAAAGATCATAAGCGGCCACGATGCGTTGTACCAAAGGATGCCTTACGACATCGCTGACACCAAAATAGGTAAAACTAATACCTTCCACATCCTTCAATACTTTCAGAACATGCTTAAGACCAGACATTTTTTCGGTCGGCAAATCTATTTGAGTGACATCACCAGTGATTACGGCTGTTGAACCAAAGCCGACCCTGGTCAAAAACATTTTGATCTGTTCTGTTGTGGTGTTTTGCGCCTCATCCAGAATGATAAAGGAGTCATTCAGCGTTCTGCCGCGCATAAACGCCAAAGGGGCGACCTCGATAATACTCTTTTCCAAAAGTTTTTCTACGCGCTCAAATCCCAGCATCTCATAAAGCGCATCATAGAGCGGCCTTAAATACGGATCGACTTTCTGAGCCATATCACCGGGTAAAAATCCTAGTTTTTCACCAGCTTCGACGGCAGGCCGGACCAGGACAATACGCCGCACCATTTCAGTTTGCAGCGCTTCTACAGCACAAGCCACCGCCAAAAAGGTCTTACCGGTTCCAGCTGGACCCACCCCGAAATTAATGTCATGGGTGAGAATTTTTTGCAAATATTCCTGCTGATTCTGCCCACGGCCTTTAATAACCCCACGCTTGGTCTTGATACCGATCAAGGGCTGATGCGGCGTTGAAACTACAGGCGTTTTCAACAGTTGATCAATGCTGGCCTCCTGCAAACTTAAATGTACTTGCTCAGGGGTAATTTCTTCCCGTTCGGTCATGTCGAATAATTTTTGTATCACAATACTGGCGGCCTTGACTGCCGGCTCTCCGCCGGATACCCGAAAATGGTTGCTGCGATTAGCGATAACCACTTGTAAACGCTGCTCTATTTGGCGCAAATGGCTATCCAGTTGTCCGCAAAAGTTAGACAAGCGGTGATTATCTGCCGGAAGCAGCGTGAGTTCTTGATAAAAAACGGCTGAAGGCAACACTAGGCTATCTGGGCAATTTTTTCAAGTGAAGATTCGACCAAACGTCCGCGCAGGGAATTAGGCAAAGACTCGGCAATATACACATCAACAAACTGACCAGTCAGACGCGGATGACCGGCGAAATTGACCGCCCGGTTGTTTTCAGTGCGTCCAGTCAAATGTAGCGGATTTTTCCTGGATATGCCTTCCACCAGCACGGTTTGCACTGTACCTATCATCGCTTCACCTATAGCCATGGTCATTTCATTAAGGCGGGTTTGCAATGTTTTCAAACGTTGCTCTTTGACGGCCATACTGACATCATCAGGAAAATCGGCCGCCGGAGTACCCGGTCTGGGGCTAAAAATAAAGCTATAGGAAAAGTCATAGCCCACCTGCTCAATCAAATCCAAGGTGTCGGCAAAATCCTGTTCGGTTTCGCCGGGAAAGCCAATGATAAAATCTGAAGACAAACTTATATCCGGCCGCACCGCTTTAACTTTACGAATAATTTCCAGATAATCCTCGCGTTTGTGACCGCGTTTCATTTCTGCCAAAATCCGGTTGCTGCCGCTCTGGACAGGTAAATGCAGATGATTGACCAATTGCGGAATTTCGGCATAGGCCTCTATGATATCATCGGTAAATTCCAACGGATGCGAGGTGGTGAAACGGATCCGATCTATGCCGTCCACCGCCGCCACATAATGCAGCAACAGGGCGAAACTGGCTATTTCACCATCAGGTAGCTGGCCGCGATAAGCATTGACGTTCTGCCCCAACAGGTTGACTTCGCGCACACCTTGTTGCGCCAGGGTGTTAATCTCAAATATCACATCCTGTAGAGGTCGGCTGACTTCCTCACCACGGGTATAAGGCACCACACAATAAGTACAATATTTACTGCAGCCTTCCATCACCGAAACATAGGCTTTGGGACCTTCAGCACGGGGCTCCGGCAAGTTATCAAACTTTTCAATTTCCGGAAAGGAAATGTCCACCACATGCTTCTTGCCGGCCCGAACCTGATTCAGCAATTCCGGCAAACGATGCAAAGTTTGCGGGCCAAACACGATATCAACATAAGGGGCACGCTTTTGCAAAGCCTCACCTTCCTGACTGGCCACACAACCGCCCACGCCAATGATCACATGCGGACGTTTATCCTTGATTTTTTTCCAGCGACCGACGGCCGAAAACACCTTTTCCTGGGCCTTTTCGCGAATAGAACAGGTGTTTAATAACAAAACATCCGCCTGCTCGGGAAATTCCGTCAATTCCATGCCATGTGAAGCCTGCAATACATCCCGCATTTTATCGGAATCGTATTCATTCATCTGACAGCCATTAGTCTGTATATAAAGTTTTTGCGCCATGCTTGTGTTGCTTGCTCCAACTGCTTACCAACAACCCCCCCCGTATGACGACGAGGGTTAACTGGTTTAATTATATACATTTTTTCGAAGGGTTTCGAAACAAAATTAATTGTTTACCGATAAACAGGCATAAATTGCAGTTGGTTACCACTGTTTTACCGCTAATTTAGACTAATTCAGCGTAGGCCACCACTTAAACAGAGACACGCTTGACTCTGTACTAGCAAATCGGCTGGCTTATCAACACAATTGACTGCGAATAGCAGGTCAATTTGTCCAACTGTGCCGCTACCCCGGTTAATAGTTGATATTACCCTGCAGCCAGATTTTTTGGGTATCGGTAAAGGCGTTGTAATCACTGTTAAAATTCGCATACTTGGCCAGCAAGGTGTAATGTTTGCCGAATTTTTTCTGTAACGAAAAATCTCATTCGGAACCAAATCGGACTGAACCGGTATCATCGTAAAAATCGTGGTAAATACCGGTCAACAGCAGGCTATCATTGAGCATCTTATAGCTGGCAGTGGCAAAAACATCGCGAATACCCTTGCCCAGTGCAGCTGCCACTGGTGCAGAGGCATTAATCGGATTTTTGATCACATCTGCCCAACCCTGAAAAGCATGATTGGTACCTAACGGGGTATTAAAGGTTTTATTCACCCCATTGCCGTCCAGTTGCTCCATAGCGCCCTGCAAGGTAAAGTCGAACGCACTTAATCCACCCATTAAATTGATCCGATCCGCCTGATAATGGTTGGGGTTGCTGGCATAATTAGACTGGGTACCCCACTCTGCGGTGTAAACCATATTGACACGATCGAAAAATTGCGGTGATTTACCATCAAAACGCACGCCGTATGTCTGGGAGGACTTGGCATAATTAATCTTGTCCTGAAAATCCAGCCAGTAGCCGTAACCGATCAAATTCCCCCAGTCATTAACCTGAATCCGTGTTCCTTTCGGTTTAAGTGAGGGCAGTCGCGTTTCAGACGCGTTTTTTAAAAAAATCTACCACCAATCGAAATTTAACTGCCGTTCATCAAGCCCTCAGTCGCAAAAATCAATCGTTTCCATGGTATTGCCGGCATCGCCAGATGAAAAACCTGACGCCAAGACAAGCAATCTTCTTCTCTACCCGGAGAATCAGCTCGTAACCAGCATCTCAGCTTTCGCGCCGCTTATCCTGATGCAAAGCCAGGCTGCACCACCAATCGCTCTTGTAAATAAGCGAATACTTTTGCCACGGGTGAGGCGCACCCTAAGTCCAGCCACCATTGCCGGGCTTTGTGGATCACCTGGGCTGCTCGATACATGACTTCTTGCAGCACCGTTCGTAACCGCCGTCGTTTTGCCGGATGACGTATTGGCGCCAAGTCGCCAGTCAAGCCCAGTTGACCAATCAGTCGCAAGCAATTATAGGCAAACATACCCATTCTCAATAGACAGTCGTTGGTCTCAAACTTTCCAGATGGTAAGCGTTCCATATCCAGGTCAGTTTTGAATTCCGAATGAAATTGTTCATGGGTGCCGTGGTCGCGGTAGCGTTCAATGACGGTTTCTTCGGGTTCCTCCAGACTCGTCCACCAGCCTTCCAGTTGAATGTCCGGCAGTAATAGCATCTGGCCGTGCTTATTGCTCGTGCGTTCAATGATCCGCACGACCAGTCTGAAGGGGCGAGTCTGTTTTTTCCAAGCACGTTCCACCGTCAGTGTCATTAACGCTTCCCGTTTACCGGGGCGTTTTTCAACAAAGGCGCCGGCCGCTTCCGCTTTTTCTAACCAGGATGTCTTATCTTGCCGTCTTGGATTCCACTTGATCAAGTATTCAAAGCGCCTGTTCATGGCTGCCCAGCGTTCTTTCTCAGCCGCAACCGTAAATAACAGTTTGGCGCTATCAAACCCTGAGTCTTTGCGTAATAACAACGGCAAACCCGGTGCAACCAAGCGCTCAACTCGAGGAAACAGCCTTTCTAGAAAATAATCAATCTCCAGCGATGAATGCCAGCGGCCTGGACGCAGTTCCAATCCTATACACCAGCCTTCATTGCCCAAATAAGCCGCGACAGGCGTATAGCCATCCACTCCCTGATAGGTTCGACTCACCTCTTCCTTCTTGGTACCGCTCTGATCCATGACGAAGGTGTCCATGTCCAGACAGACGTAGCCTTTATGCGGCGTAATTGGGGCTTCTGTTCGTTCGATGAGTCGTATCGATAGATCATCCACCGGCTCCAGCAGGCTGCCGCTGACACGATCAAGACGTTGCCGCAGCCACACGCTGCCGGGAACCTTACGTACATCCAATGCCTTCTTGAAAAAACGATCTTCACGAAACGGCTCAACAGCCTCGAAGTCGCTTTTGCCTATACTTAAAAGGCCAACAGTGGTTTTGACTAAATCCGAGGTTTTGATACCCTGTGAAACAGGTATTCTACCGTCCACCATCACTTCGACATTGACCGCTTCCAGGCACTGGCCGATCAAGGATAGTCCGGCATAGGAGGTAAGTTCCTTTTTGGATTCTTTAAGCTTAAAACGTGCCATAATCAAAACGGGTGACTATAGAAAAACTATATTATACCTTTTTTATCATTGACTTATGACTATTTATAAAAAAAACGAACACGGATTCAGGATTAATTTTATAGCTTAAGTTTAGTAACGGCGCACTTAATTTGGCGTTTTGACCTAGAGGATCCTGCAAATGCCCGAGATAAGCTGCATTGACAGTTAAGCCAAAAATAGTCTGATTATTATGTGTCAAGGTAACAGCATCATAAGTCTACTCCAATTGTCGCCAGCCGACGTTGCCGATAAAGCGGTCATCGTCATATTTAATGCGCTGTCGGCCAAACTTGACCGAGGTGTCGGCTATTCCCTTGTAATTCAGCCATAACTGATCAAGTTCACTGCGCTGGGGATCCTGAATCACCGAATAGTTTTTATTCTGAACCAATACACCCTGGTTATAGTCATCCTGTAGGGCATAATTTCCCTGATATTCGGCATAACCCTGAAAATTAAGCACGGTAGGCGACAACAGGCCCAAGCGTAAACGGGTGGTATTGGCGTTGGCGGTATCGACATACTGACTGGAGTGGGGGATTTTCGGGCCTTGATACTGGTTATTATTTTCCCAGCGGTAGTTGATATCCACTTTGACGGCGCCGTTATTGCCGTAATGGTAAAAATTTAAGGCGTCTTCAACATCGCGGCTGAGGTCGGCGCTGACGGACAGGCTGGTTAGGGTTAAGAATACTGCCGGCAGAAATGTGGGTAAATATTGGGGTGTCTTCGGTGTCATAGAAATCTCTTATCTAACTAATAGGTTAAGTTGATATGGCTTAATGGCAGTGATCGCAATCAGTGAGAAAAGTCAGCAGACTTTCCCGATAGCGGTAGTAATCCGGATGTTCGAGCAAGGCTTTGCGGGTACGCGGCCTGGGTAAATCGATTTCCAAAATCTTGCCGATTCTGGCCTGCGGGCCATTGGTCATCATCACGACCCGATCTGCCAGCAGTATGGCTTCATCGACATCGTGAGTAACGACTATCGCCGTCACATGGGTACGCTCCCAGACTTCCATCAGCACTTCCTGCAATTCCCAGCGGGTCAGGGAATCTAACATACCAAATGGTTCATCAAGCAACAGCAGTTTGGGAGACAGGGCAAATGCCCTGGCAATACCCACCCGCTGCTTCATACCGTTTGACATGGCCGCTGCTTTGCGGTGCATGGCTTCAGCCAGACCCACTCGGGTCAGGTAGTATTCGACTATATCTTCGCGTTCGTCCTGAGAAGCATGGGGATACACCTTATCGACACCGAGCATGACGTTTTCAAATGCGGTCAGCCAGGGAAACAGACTAGGCGCCTGAAACACTACGCCGCGATCCGGCCCTGCCCCATCAATTTCCCGGTTGTCGAGAATAATCCCGCCGTCGGATATGGCGTTCAGACCGGCAGTCATGGATAGCACTGTCGATTTACCGCAACCGGAATGACCGATGATGGAAACGAATTCGCCTTTCTTGATTTTCATATCAAAGCCATCCACCACTCTCACGGTACTGTTGCCATCTGGAGTGGGATAGTCTTTGGATAATTTGGCAAACTCCAAATAACCCGGCTTACCGATCTGCTGCACGCCGGGTTTCAATGCCGAAGTGTCCAGCTTCCAGTCATTACTGGTATTGGGGCGCACATCCGGTAATTTGACCCGATCCACGCCCAGGCTGGAGGATTTTTCCTTGCCGATATCCAGCAAATAACGGGTAATTTCAGCGCGCAGACGAATGAATTCAGCATTATGATTCAGGGCTGCTCGATGACGGGGCCGCGGCAAATCTACCTGAAATGCCGGACCAAAGCTGGCCCCTGGCCCAGGTTTGAGCGGAATGACCCGGTCAGCCATATAAATAGCTTCGTCGACATCATTGGTGATCAGAATCACCGTTTTCTGGTCCTGTACCCAGATTTGCAGAATTTCATCCTGCAACTTGCCTCTGGTCAACGCATCCAGGGCGCTGAGCGGCTCATCCAGCAACAAAATATCCGGATTGGCAGCCAAGGCGCGCGCCACATTCACGCGCTGGCGCATACCACCGGACAGTTCGGCCGGTTTTTTATCCCTGGCTTTGCCCAGATTGACCATTTGCACATATTTTTCGGTATGGGCACGGCGCTGGGCCGGGTCCCAATCCTTAAAGATGGCATCGACGGCCAGGGCCACGTTTTCATAAACCGTCAGCCAGGGCATCAGCGCATAATTCTGAAACACCACACCTCGATCCGGTCCGGGCGCACTGATGGCGATGCCCTGCTTTAACAGCTCACCACTGTCTGCCTGGATCAAGCCGGCAATCAGCGATACCAGCGTGGTTTTACCGCTACCGGAAAACCCAACAATAGCGATAAATTCACCAGTACGGATATCCAGATTGATATCCTTAAGAATAGCTGTTGTGTCCTGACCTTCTCCATAAGATTTACAGACGTTTTTCAGCTCCAGCAGCGGTTTGGCGATTGCCGGGCCGGAAATTTGGGCTATTTCCCGCTGATGTGCGGCCAGATTAATAATTTTTGCCTGATTTGCGCTCATGAACTGTTTCCTCAGAATTTGCTGAACGAAAAGACGTTCTGTAGCGACTGCATGATGCGATCGAGCATAAAACCGATAATACCGATGGTGAATACCGCCACCATGATGCGACTCAGCGAATTGGCACTGCCGTTTTGGAATTCATCCCAGACAAACTTACCCAGACCGGGATTCTGCGCCAGCATTTCTGCGGCTATTAGCACCATCCAGCCCACGCCCAACGATAAACGCATGCCGGTAAAAATATAAGGCAGTGCACTGGGCAGGATGATGCGCTTGATCTGGGTTGACCAGTCCAGACGCAATACCTTGCCGACATTAAGCAGATCGCGGTCTATCGAAGAAACCCCGACCGCCGTGTTGATCAGGGTTGGCCACAAGGAACACAGCGTGACGGTAATGGCCGAAGTGATAAAGGATTTAGCGAACCAGGCATCATCGCCACTGACATACACGGCACTGACCACCAGAGTGACTATCGGCAGCCAGGCTAGCGGCGACACCGGTTTAAAGATTTGAATCAGCGGATTGACAGCGGTATTAATGACCGGACTCATACCACACAATATACCCAGCGGTACTGCCAGTAGCGATGCGATGATAAAACCGGCGAATACCGTGCGCAGACTGGTGAATATTTGCTGAAGATAAGTCGGTTTACCAGTATAGGGCCGGACTTTGATTTCGGCATGTGGGTCTTCTGCCAGTTTGTCCTTGTTGCGCAATTCCTGACGCTGGTAAAACTCGGCTTTTTTGGCGGCTTCGGCAAAATGTTCGTCTATTAAGCCGCCCACCTCGTGCCAGACCGCCAGCGGGCCGGGAATAGTGCCCAGACTGGTATTCACCCTGGCGGCAGAAACACTCCACAACCCCAGAAACAGGATAAACGCCAGAATGGGCACGCCCATGACCAGCCACAATTGTTTGAGCTGCTTGGCCGGGTTTTCGCCGGCAGCGATTCTGACCAACGGAATAAACCAGGTCAAACCGGTGATGTTAAAAAATTTGATGAGTTTATGCGTCATAGTCCTTACTCTTTGCAGACTGATTTAGAAAAAATCCGGCTTCCCTGCCGACCAAAACCTTCCTGGACGGAAGTACAGGCTTATTCAACAATTTTGCCGCCGCTGACGGTTTGTTTGGCTTTCAGACCCAGCGGAAATTTGCTCAGATAGTCATTGGGCTTAGCCGCATCGAAGGAAATTTTGTCGATGAAATCGTTGTGCGCCGGTTTCAAACCGGTATCAGCCGGAAAATCTTCTGGCCTAGCTTTACCTTCGGCCACCAACTCTTTGGCGGCAGCCAGATAAATGTCGGGACGGTAGACTTTTTTCGCTGTTTCCAGATACCAGTTATCCGGTTTAAACTCGTTGATCTGGCCCCAACGGCGCATTTGGGTCAGATACCAGATGGCTCCGTTGTAGGACGGGTAGCTGGCGCCATTGCGAAAGAAGGTGTTGAAGTCGGGCAATGCGCGTTTGTCGCCTTTTTCGTATTCAAAACTGCCATTCATGCTGTTGGCCAACACCTCATAATCCGCCCCCACATACTGTTTTTGGGCCAGCATTTCCACGGCTTCATGGCGGTTTTTGTTGTGTTCGGCATCCAGCCAGATAGATGCACGAATCAAAGCCTTGACCACGGCTTTCAGGGTATTGGGATATTTATCAGCCCAGGCCTGAGTGACGCCAAACACTTTTTCCGGGGTGTCTTTCCATAATTCGTCGTCAGTGACCACCGGTACCCCAATGCCTTTAAAAACGGCCTGCTGGTTCCAGGGCTCACCCACGCAATAACCGGAAATCGTGCCAGACTCCAGGGTAGCCGGCATTTGCGGCGGTGGCGTCACCGACAGCAAGGCTTCAGCATTGAGTTGGCCGGAGATATCTTGCGGCGGCTGGTAAAATCCCGGATTAATCCCACCGGCGGCCAACCAGTAACGCAATTTCAAATTATGACTGCCGGCCGGAAATGTCATGGCCATATTGAAGGGCTTGCCGGCATTTTTATAACTTTCCAGCACCGGTTTCAGCGCATCCGCCTTGATCGGATGCACCGGTTTGCCATCCTGCAACGGGATACTGGTTTTCATTTGTTTCCAGACATCATTACTCACAGTAATGGCGTTGCCGTTATAGCCCATGCTGAACGGGGCGATGATGTCGGCTTTGGTGCCGAAACCGATGCTGGCGGCCAATGGTGCGGGAGCCAGCATGTGCGAACCATCCAGTTCGCCATTGACCACTCTATCCATCACCACTTTCCAGTTGGCCTGAGCTTCCAGTTGCACAAACAGGCCTTCATCCTCGAAAAAGCCTTTTTCAGCTGCCACGGCCAGAGGCGCCATATCGGTCAACTTGATAAAGCCGAATTTCAAATCTTCTTTCTCCAGTTTGCCGGCGGCACCGGCAGGACTTGAGACACTGAGCACGGTTACAGCCAGGGCTGTCAGCAATGTTTTAGATGTCAATGTAGTATTGGGTTTCATGCCTGATCCTGTTCTTTGAGAAAATTTAGGCCAAAAAAAAGGCGTCTTAGCACCCGGAAAAATCCGGGCACATAAGACGCCTTTGTCTGGTTTGCTCTACGTTGAGCTAAATTGTCACCCCAACAGCGGGGATTATCTAAAATTCAGCAATATACATGCCGCATTAATGAAAACCAAAACCTAATTTAAAAATATCATAATAAACAATACGATATAAATTAACCATCCACTCCTGCCGCGATATCAGGACGATGCTAGTGCGGTTAGACAGGATTTTAAGCTGTATTTCAGCCCCGAGTTGGTGCGCTAAATTGGAAATGGTGCAAAAATCATTTCATTTAAACAACTCGGCCATGGCAATCACATTTCTGGCCATTTCACCCAGGGCGATATTTCTATCCATCGCCAGCTTGCGTAGCGCATGATAGGCTTCATCTTCACTATAGCCCTGGGATTTACATAAAATGCCTTTGGCGCGATCAATCAGTTTCCGATCTTCCAACTGGTTTTTGGTTTTCTGCAGCTCATCCTTTAGTTCCTGCTGGGCGCGAAACCGGGCAATGGCAATATCAATGATGGCTTTCAAACGCTTCGGTTCCAGACCATCAACGATATAAGCACTGACTCCAGCGTTAATTACCTGATTGATGGTATCGGTTTGCTGGTCTTCGGCAAACATGACCACCGGCACTGGATGCTGCTGATTGATAGCGCGCATCATGTTTAACACGGCAGCATCAGGGGTATACAGATTCAGCACCACCACATCCGGCTGCAAGGTTTTGACGACGGTCAACAGATTTAAGGCGCGCAGCTTGAGGGTGGCGATTTCATAGCCATAGGACTGCAAACTTTTTTCGATCAGACCCTCGGCATCAAATTCATCAATGATTAATACTTTCAGCCTGGTCATCATCAATCGAGCTCAATTTTCAGTATTGAGCCGTCCGGCATGATTTCGGTAATGAAGTTTTTGGGTTCATCCAGATAATAGATCAAACCCAGCAACAGGATGCAGTCGCCGCCCAATAACATAAAAAACCCACTGGGTGAGACAAAGGTCAGCATAATCAGAAAAATAATCGCTCCGGCATTGCCATATGCTCCGACAATACCGGCCACTTCCCCAGTTATGGCCCGTCTGACCAGGGGTACGAAGGCAAAAATGGCACCTTCGGCAGCCTGCATAAAAATCGAGCAAACGATGGTCACCAGCAGGGTTAGCCCAATTGACCAGTCTGCAGAAATCAGTGCCATTAGTAAATAGCCGCCCGCCAGACCGATGGTAAACAGGGTCAGCGCCAGTTTTCGGCCGATTTTATCGCTGAGCCAGCCCCCGGCCGGCCGGGCAATGACATTGGTAATCACAAAACTGGAAGCCAGCAAGCCGGCATTAAGCATGGAAAGCTGCTGGCTTTGCTGAAAGGTTTTGAAAAAAAACATCGGCAGCATGGACAACACAGCCAGCTTGGAACCAAACGTAATCAAATAGGCAATAGCCAATATGAA
Coding sequences within it:
- a CDS encoding ANTAR domain-containing response regulator, which produces MMTRLKVLIIDEFDAEGLIEKSLQSYGYEIATLKLRALNLLTVVKTLQPDVVVLNLYTPDAAVLNMMRAINQQHPVPVVMFAEDQQTDTINQVINAGVSAYIVDGLEPKRLKAIIDIAIARFRAQQELKDELQKTKNQLEDRKLIDRAKGILCKSQGYSEDEAYHALRKLAMDRNIALGEMARNVIAMAELFK
- a CDS encoding ABC transporter permease — encoded protein: MTHKLIKFFNITGLTWFIPLVRIAAGENPAKQLKQLWLVMGVPILAFILFLGLWSVSAARVNTSLGTIPGPLAVWHEVGGLIDEHFAEAAKKAEFYQRQELRNKDKLAEDPHAEIKVRPYTGKPTYLQQIFTSLRTVFAGFIIASLLAVPLGILCGMSPVINTAVNPLIQIFKPVSPLAWLPIVTLVVSAVYVSGDDAWFAKSFITSAITVTLCSLWPTLINTAVGVSSIDRDLLNVGKVLRLDWSTQIKRIILPSALPYIFTGMRLSLGVGWMVLIAAEMLAQNPGLGKFVWDEFQNGSANSLSRIMVAVFTIGIIGFMLDRIMQSLQNVFSFSKF
- a CDS encoding PhoH family protein; the protein is MPSAVFYQELTLLPADNHRLSNFCGQLDSHLRQIEQRLQVVIANRSNHFRVSGGEPAVKAASIVIQKLFDMTEREEITPEQVHLSLQEASIDQLLKTPVVSTPHQPLIGIKTKRGVIKGRGQNQQEYLQKILTHDINFGVGPAGTGKTFLAVACAVEALQTEMVRRIVLVRPAVEAGEKLGFLPGDMAQKVDPYLRPLYDALYEMLGFERVEKLLEKSIIEVAPLAFMRGRTLNDSFIILDEAQNTTTEQIKMFLTRVGFGSTAVITGDVTQIDLPTEKMSGLKHVLKVLKDVEGISFTYFGVSDVVRHPLVQRIVAAYDLYEQQQNTSS
- the miaB gene encoding tRNA (N6-isopentenyl adenosine(37)-C2)-methylthiotransferase MiaB, which encodes MAQKLYIQTNGCQMNEYDSDKMRDVLQASHGMELTEFPEQADVLLLNTCSIREKAQEKVFSAVGRWKKIKDKRPHVIIGVGGCVASQEGEALQKRAPYVDIVFGPQTLHRLPELLNQVRAGKKHVVDISFPEIEKFDNLPEPRAEGPKAYVSVMEGCSKYCTYCVVPYTRGEEVSRPLQDVIFEINTLAQQGVREVNLLGQNVNAYRGQLPDGEIASFALLLHYVAAVDGIDRIRFTTSHPLEFTDDIIEAYAEIPQLVNHLHLPVQSGSNRILAEMKRGHKREDYLEIIRKVKAVRPDISLSSDFIIGFPGETEQDFADTLDLIEQVGYDFSYSFIFSPRPGTPAADFPDDVSMAVKEQRLKTLQTRLNEMTMAIGEAMIGTVQTVLVEGISRKNPLHLTGRTENNRAVNFAGHPRLTGQFVDVYIAESLPNSLRGRLVESSLEKIAQIA
- a CDS encoding ABC transporter ATP-binding protein encodes the protein MSANQAKIINLAAHQREIAQISGPAIAKPLLELKNVCKSYGEGQDTTAILKDINLDIRTGEFIAIVGFSGSGKTTLVSLIAGLIQADSGELLKQGIAISAPGPDRGVVFQNYALMPWLTVYENVALAVDAIFKDWDPAQRRAHTEKYVQMVNLGKARDKKPAELSGGMRQRVNVARALAANPDILLLDEPLSALDALTRGKLQDEILQIWVQDQKTVILITNDVDEAIYMADRVIPLKPGPGASFGPAFQVDLPRPRHRAALNHNAEFIRLRAEITRYLLDIGKEKSSSLGVDRVKLPDVRPNTSNDWKLDTSALKPGVQQIGKPGYLEFAKLSKDYPTPDGNSTVRVVDGFDMKIKKGEFVSIIGHSGCGKSTVLSMTAGLNAISDGGIILDNREIDGAGPDRGVVFQAPSLFPWLTAFENVMLGVDKVYPHASQDEREDIVEYYLTRVGLAEAMHRKAAAMSNGMKQRVGIARAFALSPKLLLLDEPFGMLDSLTRWELQEVLMEVWERTHVTAIVVTHDVDEAILLADRVVMMTNGPQARIGKILEIDLPRPRTRKALLEHPDYYRYRESLLTFLTDCDHCH
- a CDS encoding CmpA/NrtA family ABC transporter substrate-binding protein, yielding MKPNTTLTSKTLLTALAVTVLSVSSPAGAAGKLEKEDLKFGFIKLTDMAPLAVAAEKGFFEDEGLFVQLEAQANWKVVMDRVVNGELDGSHMLAPAPLAASIGFGTKADIIAPFSMGYNGNAITVSNDVWKQMKTSIPLQDGKPVHPIKADALKPVLESYKNAGKPFNMAMTFPAGSHNLKLRYWLAAGGINPGFYQPPQDISGQLNAEALLSVTPPPQMPATLESGTISGYCVGEPWNQQAVFKGIGVPVVTDDELWKDTPEKVFGVTQAWADKYPNTLKAVVKALIRASIWLDAEHNKNRHEAVEMLAQKQYVGADYEVLANSMNGSFEYEKGDKRALPDFNTFFRNGASYPSYNGAIWYLTQMRRWGQINEFKPDNWYLETAKKVYRPDIYLAAAKELVAEGKARPEDFPADTGLKPAHNDFIDKISFDAAKPNDYLSKFPLGLKAKQTVSGGKIVE
- a CDS encoding IS1380 family transposase; this translates as MARFKLKESKKELTSYAGLSLIGQCLEAVNVEVMVDGRIPVSQGIKTSDLVKTTVGLLSIGKSDFEAVEPFREDRFFKKALDVRKVPGSVWLRQRLDRVSGSLLEPVDDLSIRLIERTEAPITPHKGYVCLDMDTFVMDQSGTKKEEVSRTYQGVDGYTPVAAYLGNEGWCIGLELRPGRWHSSLEIDYFLERLFPRVERLVAPGLPLLLRKDSGFDSAKLLFTVAAEKERWAAMNRRFEYLIKWNPRRQDKTSWLEKAEAAGAFVEKRPGKREALMTLTVERAWKKQTRPFRLVVRIIERTSNKHGQMLLLPDIQLEGWWTSLEEPEETVIERYRDHGTHEQFHSEFKTDLDMERLPSGKFETNDCLLRMGMFAYNCLRLIGQLGLTGDLAPIRHPAKRRRLRTVLQEVMYRAAQVIHKARQWWLDLGCASPVAKVFAYLQERLVVQPGFASG
- a CDS encoding alginate export family protein, with protein sequence MTPKTPQYLPTFLPAVFLTLTSLSVSADLSRDVEDALNFYHYGNNGAVKVDINYRWENNNQYQGPKIPHSSQYVDTANANTTRLRLGLLSPTVLNFQGYAEYQGNYALQDDYNQGVLVQNKNYSVIQDPQRSELDQLWLNYKGIADTSVKFGRQRIKYDDDRFIGNVGWRQLE